The following proteins are co-located in the Leptospira weilii genome:
- a CDS encoding glycosyltransferase family 39 protein, whose amino-acid sequence MSRLNAFLVETKRNKDLKVFLFLLGLGAFFRFFRLDLQSPWEDELFSIRASSETSFDNLWNWMKNDPHPPLYQTLLYFWFQLLQPTVFAGRLLSAIAGVLVPLSFYVLSPRDLNGRIKISVVAFLSLSTGLIYYSQELRSYSLLVLFSTIQLAILLKSVYENHLRTYWSLLGISLLASYTHFFGFIWSASVFLGIFITKWIFTKKFPKVEFFFGILFGILFVPALYLLFNSDKIGIASWIPEAGLTAFLVFFDLIFHSGILKKFIPGIVASLALLAGFASLYFPKNQTKTVFLEPNHKRSVILLGMILLIFSVVLGILSLIQPLITARNLLVTAPTLYFLITTGFSLFPIYKGKRLESILILISVVSLYYFTRSYYKPFKEQWRESSQYIISTVQDRPGEFTLLCSSHVYNMEYFLKTAKIEGVIPKTYTKKEVDLFVHDPARKNLVILETSWKYLNSEDTDSLFTQKTFDRKDRLFYGMRVITIRKR is encoded by the coding sequence ATGAGCCGATTGAACGCGTTTTTAGTAGAAACCAAAAGGAATAAAGATCTGAAGGTTTTCTTATTCCTGCTAGGATTAGGCGCATTTTTTCGATTCTTTCGTTTAGATCTGCAAAGCCCCTGGGAAGACGAACTTTTTTCAATCCGGGCCTCTTCTGAGACTTCATTCGACAATCTTTGGAATTGGATGAAGAACGATCCGCATCCACCGTTGTATCAAACACTCTTGTATTTCTGGTTTCAACTCCTTCAACCTACGGTTTTTGCCGGAAGATTGCTTAGTGCGATCGCGGGTGTACTTGTTCCTCTCTCGTTTTACGTTCTTTCGCCGCGTGACTTAAATGGAAGAATCAAAATTTCCGTCGTGGCCTTCCTAAGTTTATCTACGGGGCTCATTTATTATTCCCAGGAACTCAGATCTTATAGTCTTTTGGTTTTGTTCAGCACGATCCAACTTGCAATTCTTTTAAAATCCGTCTACGAAAACCATCTCCGTACATACTGGAGTTTATTAGGAATTTCTTTATTAGCGTCTTATACTCATTTTTTCGGATTCATCTGGTCCGCTTCCGTTTTTCTCGGAATTTTTATAACGAAGTGGATTTTTACGAAAAAATTTCCCAAAGTGGAATTCTTTTTCGGGATCTTATTCGGAATTTTATTTGTTCCGGCTCTTTATCTATTGTTCAATTCGGATAAGATCGGAATCGCTTCGTGGATTCCGGAGGCGGGTTTAACCGCGTTTCTCGTTTTTTTCGATTTGATCTTTCATTCCGGAATTCTAAAAAAATTTATTCCTGGAATTGTGGCCTCCTTAGCCTTACTCGCGGGTTTTGCTTCCCTTTATTTTCCGAAGAATCAAACGAAGACCGTTTTTTTGGAACCAAATCATAAAAGATCCGTGATTTTACTCGGAATGATCTTGCTGATTTTTTCCGTCGTCCTTGGGATTCTTTCTCTGATTCAACCCTTGATTACGGCCAGAAATCTTTTAGTCACCGCCCCTACTTTGTATTTTTTGATCACTACCGGTTTTTCCCTATTCCCGATCTACAAAGGAAAAAGACTCGAATCGATTCTAATTCTAATCTCCGTCGTTTCCCTTTATTATTTTACCCGATCTTACTACAAACCCTTTAAGGAACAGTGGAGGGAAAGCTCCCAATACATCATCTCTACGGTTCAGGATCGCCCCGGAGAATTTACTCTTCTCTGTTCTTCTCATGTGTACAACATGGAATATTTCTTAAAAACGGCAAAAATTGAGGGAGTAATTCCGAAGACTTATACGAAGAAAGAGGTTGATCTTTTCGTTCACGATCCGGCAAGAAAGAATCTAGTGATCTTGGAAACTTCTTGGAAATATTTGAACTCGGAAGATACGGATTCGTTATTCACACAAAAAACATTCGATCGAAAAGATCGGTTGTTCTACGGAATGAGAGTCATTACCATTCGTAAAAGATAA
- a CDS encoding FAD-binding oxidoreductase, with protein MARASKASPKKKTSAKTSKAAKKSPIEITLPSPSKVETWGMNHYSLSPVFFPEKEEDFRDLFSYANNKGLKLTLRGGGCSYGDAATNTKGAVIDISKYNRILEFDSKTGIVKAESGVTIKQLWEFGIEKGYWPPVVSGTMFPTLGGALSMNIHGKNNFAAGSIGDHVLEFTFMIPNGKVFVCSRKKNQELFFAAISGFGMLGVFLNVTIRLKNIYAGKMKVWPVVSKNLQDMFDYFEREYKSADYLVGWVDAFASGNSLGRGQIHKAVHLKKGEDPDFPENCKLERQNLPSTFLGIIPKSWMWLFMIPFANNLGMRLVNFAKFVSGYLTENKPYLQGHAEYAFLLDYVPNWKFMYKPGSMIQYQSFIPKENAVDAFSEILKICQKRGIVTWLAVFKKHKPDPFLLTHALDGYSMAMDFPVTFGNRKKLWELAGELDEIVLKFGGKFYFAKDSTLRPETVQRAFPKKNLETFHSLKRKFDPKGILETDLYRRIMGIW; from the coding sequence ATGGCAAGGGCATCCAAAGCTTCTCCGAAAAAGAAAACATCTGCAAAAACTTCGAAAGCGGCAAAAAAGTCTCCGATTGAAATCACCCTTCCGTCTCCGAGTAAAGTGGAGACTTGGGGGATGAACCATTATTCGCTTTCGCCCGTCTTCTTTCCGGAAAAGGAAGAAGACTTTAGGGATCTTTTCTCTTATGCGAACAATAAGGGGTTGAAGTTGACGCTTCGGGGAGGAGGTTGCAGCTACGGAGACGCGGCCACAAATACCAAGGGAGCGGTGATTGATATTTCCAAGTACAATCGAATTTTGGAATTCGATTCAAAAACGGGAATCGTTAAAGCGGAATCCGGGGTTACGATCAAACAACTTTGGGAATTCGGAATCGAAAAAGGTTATTGGCCTCCTGTCGTAAGCGGAACGATGTTTCCCACTTTAGGCGGCGCCTTATCGATGAACATCCATGGAAAGAATAATTTTGCGGCGGGTTCGATCGGCGATCACGTTCTTGAATTTACGTTTATGATTCCGAACGGAAAGGTCTTCGTCTGTTCCCGTAAAAAAAATCAGGAACTTTTTTTTGCCGCAATCTCCGGCTTTGGAATGCTCGGAGTTTTTTTGAACGTAACGATCCGACTGAAAAACATCTACGCGGGAAAAATGAAGGTATGGCCCGTGGTCAGCAAAAATCTGCAAGATATGTTCGACTACTTCGAAAGGGAATATAAAAGCGCGGATTATCTCGTAGGTTGGGTCGACGCATTCGCATCCGGAAATTCTCTTGGAAGAGGGCAGATCCACAAAGCGGTGCATTTGAAGAAAGGAGAAGATCCGGACTTTCCCGAAAATTGTAAATTAGAAAGACAGAATTTACCAAGCACATTTCTCGGAATTATCCCTAAGTCTTGGATGTGGTTGTTTATGATTCCCTTTGCTAATAACTTGGGAATGAGACTCGTCAATTTTGCGAAATTCGTTTCCGGTTATTTGACGGAGAACAAACCGTATCTTCAAGGTCACGCGGAATATGCGTTTTTATTGGATTACGTTCCAAATTGGAAGTTCATGTATAAGCCGGGTTCCATGATTCAATACCAGAGTTTCATTCCCAAGGAGAATGCGGTGGATGCTTTTTCTGAAATTTTAAAGATCTGCCAGAAGCGGGGAATCGTTACTTGGCTTGCCGTATTCAAAAAACATAAACCAGATCCTTTTCTTCTCACACACGCATTGGACGGTTATTCGATGGCTATGGATTTTCCCGTGACTTTCGGAAATAGAAAAAAACTTTGGGAGCTTGCGGGCGAGTTAGACGAAATTGTGTTGAAGTTCGGAGGAAAATTTTATTTCGCCAAAGACAGCACTCTCAGACCGGAAACCGTTCAAAGAGCGTTTCCGAAAAAAAATCTGGAAACGTTTCATTCTTTGAAAAGAAAATTCGACCCGAAAGGGATTTTGGAAACCGATCTCTACAGAAGAATTATGGGAATCTGGTGA
- a CDS encoding SDR family NAD(P)-dependent oxidoreductase, translating into MAKKIVVVGASSGIGKELAILLLEQGHTVTLVARRDKELKAIAASFNSPGKTNAFVIKQDVTNFDQVDSAFQKAVKSMKGIDEIYYASGIMYDIKPDEFDVKKDIAMLNTNLLGCVAWLNPAAVLFQKQKSGKIIGISSIAGDRGRRGNPVYNTSKAGMNTYLEALRNRLSMLGVQVLTVKPGFIDTAMTRGMKGLFWLISAKEAATIIVKAADSGKECVYVPARWGLVGLIIRLIPSFLFKRLSI; encoded by the coding sequence ATGGCAAAAAAAATCGTCGTTGTCGGCGCATCTAGCGGCATCGGAAAAGAATTAGCGATTCTCCTCTTGGAGCAAGGACATACGGTCACTCTCGTAGCCCGTCGTGATAAGGAACTGAAAGCGATCGCGGCTTCGTTTAATTCGCCCGGTAAAACAAACGCATTCGTTATCAAACAAGACGTCACCAACTTTGATCAGGTCGACTCCGCGTTTCAAAAAGCGGTCAAATCCATGAAAGGTATCGACGAAATTTATTACGCTTCCGGAATTATGTACGATATTAAACCGGATGAGTTCGATGTCAAAAAAGACATCGCCATGTTAAATACAAATCTTCTGGGTTGTGTGGCATGGCTCAATCCCGCGGCGGTTCTTTTTCAAAAACAAAAAAGCGGGAAGATTATCGGGATCTCTTCGATCGCAGGAGACCGTGGAAGAAGAGGCAATCCAGTTTACAATACTTCCAAAGCGGGAATGAACACGTATCTAGAAGCTCTTCGAAATCGTCTTTCGATGTTAGGCGTTCAAGTTCTCACCGTAAAACCGGGCTTTATCGATACTGCCATGACCCGGGGCATGAAAGGTCTTTTCTGGCTTATCTCCGCGAAAGAAGCGGCGACTATCATCGTCAAAGCGGCCGACTCCGGTAAAGAATGCGTCTATGTTCCGGCCCGTTGGGGACTCGTGGGTTTGATTATCCGTTTGATTCCATCTTTTCTCTTCAAACGTCTTTCTATTTGA
- a CDS encoding arginyltransferase, with amino-acid sequence MIRHELQNFVNSLPISPERSCSYYPDRLSQIQYLPFQGKIEKNNLQFFFDSGFRRTGNVLYRTSCNDCRECLSYRVPLNQFVPSRNRKRLLKKNSDLLIRFGSPSLTAEKEILYLRYQRSRYQNFVIGESDRELLEGMRWNLFGYPENSLEMTLSLDEKVLGFMILDSASDSLSAVYSVYDPDYPDRSLGSFAILYSILYAKELGMKYYHLGYFLPGHPDMDYKKYWAPSEIRDLGTNDWIGFEEFQKKYTDFSW; translated from the coding sequence ATGATCCGGCATGAACTCCAAAACTTTGTGAATTCTCTTCCAATCAGTCCGGAGAGAAGCTGTTCTTACTATCCGGATCGTTTGAGCCAGATTCAATATCTTCCATTTCAAGGAAAGATCGAAAAGAATAACTTACAGTTTTTTTTCGATTCCGGCTTTCGAAGAACCGGAAACGTTCTCTATCGTACCTCTTGTAACGATTGCCGCGAATGTCTGAGTTATCGGGTTCCTTTAAATCAATTTGTTCCCAGTCGAAATCGGAAGAGACTTTTAAAAAAGAATTCGGATCTTCTGATTCGTTTCGGATCTCCCAGTTTGACCGCAGAGAAAGAAATTCTCTACCTACGTTATCAAAGATCCCGTTATCAAAATTTTGTAATCGGAGAATCGGATCGGGAACTTTTGGAAGGGATGCGTTGGAATCTTTTCGGGTATCCGGAAAATTCTTTAGAGATGACTCTTAGCTTAGATGAAAAAGTTCTCGGCTTTATGATCTTGGACTCCGCATCCGATTCTCTTTCCGCAGTATATTCGGTCTACGATCCGGATTATCCGGACCGTAGCCTGGGAAGCTTTGCGATTCTTTATTCCATCCTTTACGCAAAAGAACTGGGAATGAAATACTATCACCTCGGTTATTTTCTTCCGGGACATCCGGATATGGACTATAAAAAGTATTGGGCTCCCTCGGAAATTCGCGATCTTGGTACGAATGATTGGATCGGCTTCGAGGAATTCCAAAAAAAATACACCGATTTTTCCTGGTAA
- a CDS encoding ribonuclease HI family protein: MISIFCDGASKGNPGPSSIGIVAYKDDKEEFRISERIGETTNNVAEWASLKKGLEECIRRKFDTIHVYMDSELVVRQVGGKYKVKHPNLLEYKKEVDKLVSSLQNFQITHVPREKNSVADKLANEAFQK, from the coding sequence TTGATCTCCATTTTTTGCGACGGAGCATCCAAGGGAAATCCGGGACCTTCCTCGATTGGAATCGTGGCGTATAAAGACGACAAGGAAGAATTCAGAATCTCCGAACGTATCGGAGAAACCACCAACAACGTGGCGGAATGGGCCTCTCTCAAAAAGGGTTTGGAGGAGTGTATTCGAAGGAAGTTCGATACCATTCATGTGTATATGGACTCGGAGCTTGTGGTGAGGCAGGTCGGCGGAAAGTATAAGGTGAAACATCCCAATCTCCTGGAGTACAAAAAGGAAGTGGACAAACTTGTTTCTTCCTTACAGAATTTTCAAATCACCCATGTCCCTCGTGAAAAAAATTCGGTCGCTGATAAGCTCGCAAACGAAGCCTTTCAAAAATAA
- a CDS encoding CCA tRNA nucleotidyltransferase, with the protein MTNVNLDELIKKIPENFREDIIRITQTIRKEGGECYLIGGSVRDLLLSKKPDEFDLTTSLLPEKILTLFKRTVPTGIKHGTVTVLIQDRSYEITTFRKDVDYVDGRRPEAVEFGVSLSEDLKRRDFTMNALALELETKRLIDEHSGLEDIQNRIIRTIGDPIERFVEDGLRPIRAIRFVSSLGFTLESETAKAIVQCRNVTAKISKERVHDELNKTLKSENPAPSLRLLKEFQILELFTNLKLYPTENTNVEKKIQEVPVFPSSLRLSFLHAWLFGSFQDRNSAKQFMKDLRYSNQNTKDSLFFSDMLSTMLNRKDDVSLTDAEIRKIVLHPICVYAGRENLRILTEYILNLAYTYEPILKDVFDFQRILDLAERSQALLVTELALRGDDILKACPNLPPKEIGSVLEKLLFHVLENPDKNRKDFLFSLLSK; encoded by the coding sequence ATGACTAACGTGAATCTGGACGAACTTATCAAAAAAATTCCCGAAAACTTTCGGGAAGATATAATCCGGATAACACAAACCATCCGTAAAGAAGGCGGAGAATGTTATCTGATCGGCGGATCCGTGCGCGATTTGTTGCTTTCAAAAAAACCGGATGAATTCGATTTGACCACTTCTTTGTTGCCCGAAAAAATTCTTACCTTGTTCAAAAGAACGGTCCCTACGGGGATCAAACACGGTACGGTTACCGTTCTGATACAAGACCGTTCTTACGAGATCACCACCTTCCGAAAGGACGTGGACTATGTGGACGGAAGAAGACCGGAAGCCGTTGAATTCGGAGTTTCGTTAAGCGAGGATTTAAAACGAAGAGATTTTACGATGAATGCTTTGGCCTTAGAGTTGGAAACGAAACGTCTGATCGACGAGCATTCGGGGCTCGAGGACATTCAAAACAGAATCATTCGAACGATCGGAGATCCGATCGAAAGATTTGTCGAAGACGGTCTTCGCCCGATTCGCGCGATTCGTTTTGTAAGTAGTCTCGGTTTCACTCTGGAGTCGGAAACCGCAAAGGCGATTGTTCAGTGTAGAAACGTAACCGCAAAGATTTCCAAAGAAAGGGTTCACGACGAATTAAACAAAACCCTCAAAAGCGAAAATCCGGCTCCCTCCTTGAGATTACTCAAGGAATTTCAAATCTTGGAATTATTTACGAATCTCAAATTGTATCCGACGGAAAATACGAACGTAGAGAAAAAAATTCAGGAAGTTCCCGTGTTCCCTTCGAGTCTTAGGCTTTCTTTTTTACACGCTTGGCTGTTCGGAAGTTTTCAAGATAGAAATTCGGCAAAACAGTTTATGAAAGATCTCCGATATTCCAATCAAAACACGAAGGATTCCCTATTTTTTTCGGATATGCTTTCTACGATGCTGAATCGGAAAGATGACGTATCTTTGACCGACGCGGAGATTCGAAAGATCGTTTTACATCCGATCTGTGTGTATGCAGGAAGAGAAAATCTAAGAATTTTGACAGAATATATTCTTAATCTTGCATATACTTACGAACCCATTCTCAAGGATGTTTTCGATTTTCAGAGAATTCTGGATTTGGCCGAACGGTCTCAAGCTCTTCTTGTGACCGAATTGGCGCTACGGGGAGACGATATCCTCAAGGCTTGTCCGAATCTTCCTCCTAAAGAAATAGGATCCGTACTTGAAAAACTTCTGTTTCATGTTCTGGAAAATCCGGACAAAAACCGAAAGGATTTCCTTTTTTCTCTTCTTTCCAAGTAG
- a CDS encoding outer membrane beta-barrel protein produces MVRIKTINLIASVFCFLVFSQVFAQAGKKSGADASVVPAPASQTVEQEDKKWYDQVEFSGFADVYYMYNLNPKQGGDIDATRAFETSNKNFAVNAVALTIQKAAEKSSPWGFRIDLQNGQNNAFQEAPYSQSNSIYNYNMLKQAYLSLYFPVLKGMTLDAGKMATHIGYEVLESMSNPNYSIGAIFQNTIPFIHTGVRLTTQFTEKWAGTFYLYNSGGGTGYNSPATTTTAPLNVITDPTYSGNAAGKSYFVEGQTERKAIGTQLKGQLIEDRLSVTWNTLYSSDGAYARVDPSKAAMATELANISGDPNMGMYNTANPRRAKYNKDYWFMNHAILSITPSDRVTIDLDYTWSEKSGALANNNLDQKRYNVDATGAEVFNKDTLFWGLNNKRDSKTAYKAYGIFAKFKINEAWGVNVRVEYIDDKHNNGALTTFNPFMGPNTYVSAYKKAADLAIADAVATAFAADSNLGSLGITKEQILEVMSDDYKNYAGVRNAGQYKTFTVTPVWNFTENLLIKLDLRRDWATGKQFVDQKGEKTDHQYGMTLGAVAKF; encoded by the coding sequence ATGGTGAGAATAAAAACAATAAACCTTATTGCTTCTGTTTTCTGCTTCTTGGTTTTTTCTCAGGTTTTTGCTCAGGCCGGAAAAAAATCAGGAGCGGATGCTTCCGTCGTTCCGGCGCCTGCTTCCCAAACGGTGGAACAAGAAGATAAGAAATGGTATGATCAAGTTGAATTTTCCGGGTTCGCTGATGTGTATTACATGTACAACCTCAACCCAAAACAGGGAGGAGACATTGATGCGACCCGTGCTTTCGAAACAAGCAACAAGAATTTTGCGGTCAACGCGGTAGCTCTTACGATCCAGAAGGCTGCTGAAAAAAGTTCTCCTTGGGGTTTTAGGATCGATCTCCAAAACGGTCAGAACAACGCATTTCAAGAAGCTCCTTATTCTCAAAGCAATAGCATTTACAATTACAACATGCTCAAACAGGCATACTTAAGTTTGTATTTCCCCGTTTTAAAAGGAATGACCTTGGATGCCGGGAAGATGGCCACCCATATCGGTTACGAGGTTCTTGAATCTATGAGCAATCCGAATTACTCGATAGGCGCGATTTTCCAGAATACCATTCCCTTTATTCATACCGGCGTTCGTCTGACCACTCAGTTTACGGAGAAATGGGCGGGAACCTTTTATCTCTACAACAGTGGCGGCGGTACCGGTTATAATTCTCCTGCGACTACGACCACCGCTCCATTGAATGTGATTACGGATCCGACTTACAGCGGTAATGCGGCGGGAAAAAGCTACTTTGTGGAAGGCCAGACCGAAAGAAAAGCGATCGGAACTCAGCTCAAAGGTCAGTTGATTGAAGACAGACTTTCCGTTACTTGGAACACTCTCTATTCCAGCGACGGAGCTTACGCTCGCGTCGATCCTTCCAAAGCGGCTATGGCTACGGAACTGGCGAACATTTCGGGAGATCCGAACATGGGAATGTACAATACCGCCAATCCTAGGAGAGCGAAATACAACAAAGACTATTGGTTCATGAACCACGCGATTCTTTCCATCACTCCTTCGGACAGAGTTACGATCGACTTGGATTACACTTGGAGTGAAAAATCCGGAGCGCTTGCAAACAATAACTTGGATCAGAAACGTTATAATGTGGACGCAACAGGAGCGGAAGTTTTCAACAAAGACACTCTTTTTTGGGGGTTGAACAACAAACGCGATTCTAAAACCGCTTACAAAGCTTACGGTATTTTTGCGAAGTTTAAAATCAACGAAGCTTGGGGTGTGAACGTTCGCGTGGAATACATAGACGATAAACACAACAACGGCGCTTTAACTACTTTCAATCCTTTTATGGGACCGAACACTTACGTCAGCGCATATAAAAAAGCCGCGGATCTTGCGATCGCGGACGCGGTGGCGACGGCTTTTGCGGCGGACTCTAATTTAGGATCCTTAGGAATTACCAAAGAGCAAATTCTCGAAGTGATGAGCGACGATTACAAAAACTACGCAGGAGTCAGAAACGCGGGGCAATACAAAACTTTCACCGTTACTCCCGTTTGGAATTTTACCGAAAATCTACTGATCAAACTCGATCTCCGAAGAGATTGGGCGACCGGCAAACAATTTGTGGATCAAAAGGGCGAAAAAACGGACCATCAATACGGTATGACTTTGGGAGCTGTCGCGAAGTTCTAA
- a CDS encoding LA_3751/LA_3752 family putative glycosyltransferase codes for MFNRLISSPYSRYFIYLLVVLFLIFNRLKLDNKVPFVSSDSEIKYYQTIMFFEKGLKAITKSECFYPGKVYDPEFRYFPFDYPWAFLKGNENRKCLFQYPPLFALLNGIPAYFFGAKIITLVPLLCLLGCLLIFDKILSLFIDKAWVVLIGALVPFTLSFPALSSVEFSEVPLNNFLLLSFGYFLIRSLFADKITVQNENLNSNFRIFSFVSGFLALTTFFLRTESAFPVFLFGFLAFFSKKTRNNLKEYLVFSVLGGVLSFGLIGVLNLFYSGHPMGIRFLVSSQDAMSQFSIGKQIVILQGYLLGDTTKSGFLKASPYAILIFGIFSDLIRKKELSGESILGLVGIGTLFSISFFSPYTAGVHHFGLRYLESGFIFLSAGIFVFLYRKSIEFPNIGKILILLASLSLYYNYKFTREGFKILFGSIAPYLQIQNEFQSKRIIVHKGQFTNYLIGFSYLNSIHFTVNTEKDATQLEQILKKNQVDSYSILEYESEPPRDPNLPEKQFKEKIAVRFPDPNRYYREKDRKKILNFSLRTYELKKNSKF; via the coding sequence ATGTTCAATCGATTGATTTCCTCTCCCTATTCTCGCTATTTCATCTACCTACTCGTAGTATTATTCCTGATCTTTAATCGTTTGAAACTCGACAATAAAGTTCCGTTCGTTTCCAGCGACTCCGAGATTAAGTATTACCAAACCATAATGTTCTTCGAAAAAGGACTCAAGGCGATCACGAAATCGGAATGTTTCTATCCTGGAAAGGTTTACGATCCCGAATTTAGGTATTTTCCTTTCGACTATCCCTGGGCCTTTTTGAAAGGAAACGAGAATCGAAAATGTCTCTTTCAATATCCTCCTCTATTTGCGCTTTTAAATGGAATTCCGGCATATTTTTTCGGAGCAAAAATCATTACATTGGTGCCTCTTCTCTGTCTGCTCGGGTGTCTTTTGATTTTCGATAAAATTCTTTCCTTATTCATCGATAAAGCCTGGGTCGTTTTGATCGGCGCCTTAGTTCCCTTCACTCTCAGTTTTCCGGCTCTATCCTCCGTTGAGTTTTCGGAGGTTCCTCTCAATAATTTTCTTTTATTGTCTTTCGGATATTTTTTGATTCGTTCCCTTTTTGCGGACAAAATTACGGTTCAAAACGAAAATCTAAATTCGAATTTTAGAATATTCTCATTTGTTTCCGGTTTTTTGGCGCTAACCACATTCTTTCTAAGAACCGAATCTGCATTTCCCGTATTCTTATTCGGTTTTCTCGCCTTTTTTTCCAAAAAAACGAGAAACAATCTTAAAGAATATTTGGTCTTTTCGGTTCTTGGCGGAGTCCTTTCTTTCGGATTGATAGGCGTCTTGAATTTATTTTATTCCGGCCATCCGATGGGAATTCGTTTTCTTGTCAGCTCACAGGACGCGATGAGTCAGTTTTCCATCGGAAAACAGATCGTAATTCTTCAAGGATATCTTTTGGGCGATACAACCAAATCCGGATTCCTAAAGGCATCTCCTTACGCGATTTTAATCTTCGGTATTTTTTCCGATCTGATTCGTAAGAAAGAACTTTCCGGCGAGTCGATTCTCGGCCTTGTGGGAATTGGAACTCTCTTCTCAATTTCCTTTTTCAGCCCTTATACGGCAGGAGTTCATCACTTCGGGCTCCGTTATTTGGAATCCGGTTTTATTTTTTTATCCGCCGGAATTTTTGTCTTTTTGTACCGAAAGAGTATCGAATTTCCAAATATCGGAAAAATTTTGATTTTGCTGGCTTCTTTGAGTTTATATTATAATTACAAATTCACGAGAGAAGGTTTTAAGATTTTATTCGGATCGATCGCACCTTATTTGCAAATACAAAACGAATTCCAATCCAAGAGAATCATCGTTCACAAAGGACAGTTTACGAATTACTTAATCGGTTTTTCTTACTTAAATTCCATCCATTTCACGGTAAATACGGAAAAAGACGCGACTCAATTGGAACAGATTTTAAAAAAGAACCAAGTCGACTCGTATTCTATCTTAGAATATGAGTCGGAACCTCCCCGAGACCCGAATCTTCCCGAGAAACAATTTAAAGAAAAAATCGCGGTTCGTTTTCCGGATCCGAATCGTTACTATAGAGAAAAAGACCGAAAGAAAATCCTGAATTTCTCCCTAAGAACCTACGAACTGAAAAAGAATTCAAAATTTTGA